A single window of Rhodococcus jostii RHA1 DNA harbors:
- a CDS encoding HAD-IA family hydrolase: MTSLSTSLSSAPSALSAPIVLFDLDGTLTDSAPGIHAGFRHALATIGQPEPTDEMIDAVIGPPMIDTFRSMGLDEDVVQQAVAAYFERYDSVGWAENAVFDGIEKVLIDARDSGRRLAVATSKSERFAIRILEHFELAHYFEFIGGASDDGSRRAKSDVIAHSLRNLGVTATEGATPDVLMVGDRDHDVLGAAHWGIPAVFVEWGYGFPAEAERAHTTAQTVAHLGKMLDAAA, translated from the coding sequence TGTCCTCCGCCCCTTCGGCCCTGTCGGCTCCGATCGTGCTGTTCGATCTCGACGGCACGCTCACCGACTCCGCGCCCGGCATTCACGCCGGGTTCCGTCATGCGCTCGCGACGATCGGGCAGCCGGAACCGACCGACGAGATGATCGACGCCGTCATCGGCCCGCCGATGATCGACACGTTCCGGTCGATGGGGCTGGACGAAGACGTCGTGCAGCAGGCGGTCGCGGCCTACTTCGAGCGCTACGACAGCGTGGGGTGGGCGGAGAACGCCGTCTTCGACGGCATCGAGAAGGTGCTGATCGACGCCCGCGACAGCGGCCGACGGCTCGCCGTCGCCACGTCGAAGTCCGAACGGTTCGCGATCCGCATCCTCGAACACTTCGAACTGGCCCACTACTTCGAGTTCATCGGCGGTGCCAGCGACGACGGCAGTCGGCGCGCCAAGTCGGACGTGATCGCCCACTCCCTCCGCAACCTGGGAGTCACCGCCACCGAGGGCGCCACCCCCGACGTCCTGATGGTCGGCGACCGTGACCACGACGTCCTCGGTGCCGCGCACTGGGGCATCCCCGCGGTGTTCGTCGAGTGGGGTTACGGTTTCCCGGCCGAGGCCGAGCGCGCGCACACGACGGCGCAGACCGTCGCCCACCTCGGGAAGATGCTCGATGCCGCAGCCTGA
- a CDS encoding low molecular weight protein-tyrosine-phosphatase produces the protein MPQPDTPLHVTFVCTGNICRSPMAEKIFAEHLRREALDDRVTVSSAGTHGWHVGREADIRTNETLKLNGYPTGHTAAEVGPFHLGADLVVALAANHDRELAHMGVPDERRRLLRSFDPDADTSSVPDPFYGDLEDFERVRLQIEAAVPGLLDWVRSR, from the coding sequence ATGCCGCAGCCTGACACCCCGTTGCACGTGACGTTCGTGTGCACCGGCAACATCTGCCGCTCCCCCATGGCCGAGAAGATCTTCGCCGAGCACCTCCGCCGGGAAGCCCTCGACGACCGGGTGACGGTGAGCAGCGCCGGGACCCACGGCTGGCACGTCGGCCGCGAGGCCGACATCCGCACCAACGAGACCCTGAAGCTGAACGGGTACCCGACGGGCCACACGGCCGCGGAGGTCGGGCCGTTCCATCTCGGCGCCGATCTGGTGGTCGCACTGGCGGCCAACCACGACCGTGAGCTTGCCCACATGGGGGTGCCCGACGAACGCCGCCGGCTGCTGCGCAGCTTCGACCCGGACGCGGACACGTCGTCCGTCCCAGACCCCTTCTACGGCGACCTCGAGGACTTCGAACGGGTCCGCCTGCAGATCGAGGCCGCAGTGCCCGGGTTGCTCGACTGGGTGCGCAGCCGGTAA